In a genomic window of Sarcophilus harrisii chromosome 4, mSarHar1.11, whole genome shotgun sequence:
- the AHCYL1 gene encoding S-adenosylhomocysteine hydrolase-like protein 1 isoform X2 — translation MSVPDAMPLPVAGVGEERKQAKEKEDAEKYSFMATVTKAPKKQIQFADDMQEFTKFPTKTGRRSLSRSISQSSTDSYSSAASYTDSSDDEVSPREKQQTNSKGSSNFCVKNIKQAEFGRREIEIAEQGIFYSGRESGNQRDLHDGVRQSVERQKQVASAEDMSALISLRKRAQGEKPLAGAKIVGCTHITAQTAVLIETLCALGAQCRWSACNIYSTQNEVAAALAEAGVAVFAWKGESEDDFWWCIDRCVNMDGWQANMILDDGGDLTHWVYKKYPNVFKKIRGIVEESVTGVHRLYQLSKAGKLCVPAMNVNDSVTKQKFDNLYCCRESILDGLKRTTDVMFGGKQVVVCGYGEVGKGCCAALKALGAIVYITEIDPICALQACMDGFRVVKLNEVIRQVDVVITCTGNKNVVTREHLDRMKNSCIVCNMGHSNTEIDVTSLRTPELTWERVRSQVDHVIWPDGKRVVLLAEGRLLNLSCSTVPTFVLSITATTQALALIELYNAPEGRYKQDVYLLPKKMDEYVASLHLPSFDAHLTELTDDQAKYLGLNKNGPFKPNYYR, via the exons CAAATTCAATTTGCTGATGACATGCAGGAGTTCACCAAGTTCCCAACCAAGACTGGCCGAAGGTCCTTATCTCGTTCCATCTCACAATCCTCTACAGACAGCTACAGTTCAG CCGCGTCCTATACAGACAGCTCCGATGATGAGGTTTCCCCACGAGAGAAGCAACAAACCAACTCCAAGGGCAGCAGCAATTTTTGTGTGAAGAATATCAAACAAGCAGAATTTGGGCGTCGAGAGATTGAGATTGCTGAACAag GCATATTCTATTCAGGGAGGGAGTCGGGGAACCAAAGAGACCTCCACGATGGGGTGAGACAGAGCGTGGAAAGGCAGAAGCAAGTCGCTTCAGCTGAGG ACATGTCTGCTCTGATTTCACTCAGGAAACGTGCTCAGGGGGAGAAGCCCTTGGCTGGTGCTAAAATAGTGGGCTGTACACACATTACGGCCCAGACTGCA GTGTTGATTGAAACACTCTGTGCCCTAGGGGCTCAGTGCCGCTGGTCTGCCTGCAACATCTACTCCACTCAGAATGAGGTTGCAGCTGCATTGGCAGAAGCTG GTGTTGCGGTATTTGCATGGAAGGGGGAATCAGAGGATGACTTCTGGTGGTGCATTGACCGCTGTGTGAACATGGATGGTTGGCAAGCCAACATg ATCCTGGATGATGGGGGAGACTTAACTCACTGGGTTTATAAGAAGTACCCAAACGTGTTTAAGAAGATCCGAGGCATTGTGGAGGAGAGCGTGACTGGTGTGCACAG GCTATACCAGCTTTCCAAAGCTGGAAAGCTCTGTGTTCCAGCCATGAATGTCAATGACTCTGTTACCAAACAGAAGTTTGATAACCTGTACTGCTGTCGAGAGTCCATTTTGGATGG TCTCAAGAGGACCACAGATGTGATGTTTGGAGGGAAGCAAGTGGTGGTGTGTGGGTATGGTGAG GTGGGAAAGGGATGTTGTGCTGCTCTGAAGGCACTTGGAGCAATAGTCTACATCACAGAGATTGACCCTATCTGTGCTCTTCAGGCCTG tatGGATGGATTCCGGGTGGTGAAGTTAAATGAAGTCATTCGACAAGTGGATGTGGTGATTACTTGCACAG gaaATAAAAATGTAGTAACCCGGGAACACTTGGACAGAATGAAGAACAGCTGCATTGTGTGCAACATGGGCCACTCCAATACTGAAATTGATGTC ACAAGCCTCCGGACACCAGAATTGACATGGGAGCGAGTTCGCTCTCAAGTGGACCATGTCATATGGCCAGATGGCAAACGTGTTGTCCTCTTGGCAGAG GGTCGCCTACTTAACCTGAGCTGTTCAACAGTTCCCACTTTTGTTCTTTCCATCACCGCTACAACCCAG GCCTTGGCTCTAATAGAACTCTACAATGCTCCTGAAGGACGCTACAAACAGGATGTATACTTACTGCCCAAGAAGATGG ATGAATATGTGGCCAGTTTGCACCTGCCTTCATTCGATGCCCACCTGACAGAGCTGACAGATGACCAAGCAAAATATCTGGGACTCAACAAAAATGGGCCATTCAAGCCTAATTATTACAGGTAA
- the AHCYL1 gene encoding S-adenosylhomocysteine hydrolase-like protein 1 isoform X4, with amino-acid sequence MSVPDAMPLPVAGVGEERKQAKEKEDAEKYSFMATVTKAPKKQIQFADDMQEFTKFPTKTGRRSLSRSISQSSTDSYSSAASYTDSSDDEVSPREKQQTNSKGSSNFCVKNIKQAEFGRREIEIAEQDMSALISLRKRAQGEKPLAGAKIVGCTHITAQTAVLIETLCALGAQCRWSACNIYSTQNEVAAALAEAGVAVFAWKGESEDDFWWCIDRCVNMDGWQANMILDDGGDLTHWVYKKYPNVFKKIRGIVEESVTGVHRLYQLSKAGKLCVPAMNVNDSVTKQKFDNLYCCRESILDGLKRTTDVMFGGKQVVVCGYGEVGKGCCAALKALGAIVYITEIDPICALQACMDGFRVVKLNEVIRQVDVVITCTGNKNVVTREHLDRMKNSCIVCNMGHSNTEIDVTSLRTPELTWERVRSQVDHVIWPDGKRVVLLAEGRLLNLSCSTVPTFVLSITATTQALALIELYNAPEGRYKQDVYLLPKKMDEYVASLHLPSFDAHLTELTDDQAKYLGLNKNGPFKPNYYR; translated from the exons CAAATTCAATTTGCTGATGACATGCAGGAGTTCACCAAGTTCCCAACCAAGACTGGCCGAAGGTCCTTATCTCGTTCCATCTCACAATCCTCTACAGACAGCTACAGTTCAG CCGCGTCCTATACAGACAGCTCCGATGATGAGGTTTCCCCACGAGAGAAGCAACAAACCAACTCCAAGGGCAGCAGCAATTTTTGTGTGAAGAATATCAAACAAGCAGAATTTGGGCGTCGAGAGATTGAGATTGCTGAACAag ACATGTCTGCTCTGATTTCACTCAGGAAACGTGCTCAGGGGGAGAAGCCCTTGGCTGGTGCTAAAATAGTGGGCTGTACACACATTACGGCCCAGACTGCA GTGTTGATTGAAACACTCTGTGCCCTAGGGGCTCAGTGCCGCTGGTCTGCCTGCAACATCTACTCCACTCAGAATGAGGTTGCAGCTGCATTGGCAGAAGCTG GTGTTGCGGTATTTGCATGGAAGGGGGAATCAGAGGATGACTTCTGGTGGTGCATTGACCGCTGTGTGAACATGGATGGTTGGCAAGCCAACATg ATCCTGGATGATGGGGGAGACTTAACTCACTGGGTTTATAAGAAGTACCCAAACGTGTTTAAGAAGATCCGAGGCATTGTGGAGGAGAGCGTGACTGGTGTGCACAG GCTATACCAGCTTTCCAAAGCTGGAAAGCTCTGTGTTCCAGCCATGAATGTCAATGACTCTGTTACCAAACAGAAGTTTGATAACCTGTACTGCTGTCGAGAGTCCATTTTGGATGG TCTCAAGAGGACCACAGATGTGATGTTTGGAGGGAAGCAAGTGGTGGTGTGTGGGTATGGTGAG GTGGGAAAGGGATGTTGTGCTGCTCTGAAGGCACTTGGAGCAATAGTCTACATCACAGAGATTGACCCTATCTGTGCTCTTCAGGCCTG tatGGATGGATTCCGGGTGGTGAAGTTAAATGAAGTCATTCGACAAGTGGATGTGGTGATTACTTGCACAG gaaATAAAAATGTAGTAACCCGGGAACACTTGGACAGAATGAAGAACAGCTGCATTGTGTGCAACATGGGCCACTCCAATACTGAAATTGATGTC ACAAGCCTCCGGACACCAGAATTGACATGGGAGCGAGTTCGCTCTCAAGTGGACCATGTCATATGGCCAGATGGCAAACGTGTTGTCCTCTTGGCAGAG GGTCGCCTACTTAACCTGAGCTGTTCAACAGTTCCCACTTTTGTTCTTTCCATCACCGCTACAACCCAG GCCTTGGCTCTAATAGAACTCTACAATGCTCCTGAAGGACGCTACAAACAGGATGTATACTTACTGCCCAAGAAGATGG ATGAATATGTGGCCAGTTTGCACCTGCCTTCATTCGATGCCCACCTGACAGAGCTGACAGATGACCAAGCAAAATATCTGGGACTCAACAAAAATGGGCCATTCAAGCCTAATTATTACAGGTAA
- the AHCYL1 gene encoding S-adenosylhomocysteine hydrolase-like protein 1 isoform X3, with product MSVPDAMPLPVAGVGEERKQAKEKEDAEKYSFMATVTKAPKKQIQFADDMQEFTKFPTKTGRRSLSRSISQSSTDSYSSAASYTDSSDDEVSPREKQQTNSKGSSNFCVKNIKQAEFGRREIEIAEQDMSALISLRKRAQGEKPLAGAKIVGCTHITAQTAVLIETLCALGAQCRWSACNIYSTQNEVAAALAEAGVAVFAWKGESEDDFWWCIDRCVNMDGWQANMILDDGGDLTHWVYKKYPNVFKKIRGIVEESVTGVHRLYQLSKAGKLCVPAMNVNDSVTKQKFDNLYCCRESILDGLKRTTDVMFGGKQVVVCGYGEVGKGCCAALKALGAIVYITEIDPICALQACMDGFRVVKLNEVIRQVDVVITCTGNKNVVTREHLDRMKNSCIVCNMGHSNTEIDVTSLRTPELTWERVRSQVDHVIWPDGKRVVLLAEGRLLNLSCSTVPTFVLSITATTQALALIELYNAPEGRYKQDVYLLPKKMDEYVASLHLPSFDAHLTELTDDQAKYLGLNKNGPFKPNYYRY from the exons CAAATTCAATTTGCTGATGACATGCAGGAGTTCACCAAGTTCCCAACCAAGACTGGCCGAAGGTCCTTATCTCGTTCCATCTCACAATCCTCTACAGACAGCTACAGTTCAG CCGCGTCCTATACAGACAGCTCCGATGATGAGGTTTCCCCACGAGAGAAGCAACAAACCAACTCCAAGGGCAGCAGCAATTTTTGTGTGAAGAATATCAAACAAGCAGAATTTGGGCGTCGAGAGATTGAGATTGCTGAACAag ACATGTCTGCTCTGATTTCACTCAGGAAACGTGCTCAGGGGGAGAAGCCCTTGGCTGGTGCTAAAATAGTGGGCTGTACACACATTACGGCCCAGACTGCA GTGTTGATTGAAACACTCTGTGCCCTAGGGGCTCAGTGCCGCTGGTCTGCCTGCAACATCTACTCCACTCAGAATGAGGTTGCAGCTGCATTGGCAGAAGCTG GTGTTGCGGTATTTGCATGGAAGGGGGAATCAGAGGATGACTTCTGGTGGTGCATTGACCGCTGTGTGAACATGGATGGTTGGCAAGCCAACATg ATCCTGGATGATGGGGGAGACTTAACTCACTGGGTTTATAAGAAGTACCCAAACGTGTTTAAGAAGATCCGAGGCATTGTGGAGGAGAGCGTGACTGGTGTGCACAG GCTATACCAGCTTTCCAAAGCTGGAAAGCTCTGTGTTCCAGCCATGAATGTCAATGACTCTGTTACCAAACAGAAGTTTGATAACCTGTACTGCTGTCGAGAGTCCATTTTGGATGG TCTCAAGAGGACCACAGATGTGATGTTTGGAGGGAAGCAAGTGGTGGTGTGTGGGTATGGTGAG GTGGGAAAGGGATGTTGTGCTGCTCTGAAGGCACTTGGAGCAATAGTCTACATCACAGAGATTGACCCTATCTGTGCTCTTCAGGCCTG tatGGATGGATTCCGGGTGGTGAAGTTAAATGAAGTCATTCGACAAGTGGATGTGGTGATTACTTGCACAG gaaATAAAAATGTAGTAACCCGGGAACACTTGGACAGAATGAAGAACAGCTGCATTGTGTGCAACATGGGCCACTCCAATACTGAAATTGATGTC ACAAGCCTCCGGACACCAGAATTGACATGGGAGCGAGTTCGCTCTCAAGTGGACCATGTCATATGGCCAGATGGCAAACGTGTTGTCCTCTTGGCAGAG GGTCGCCTACTTAACCTGAGCTGTTCAACAGTTCCCACTTTTGTTCTTTCCATCACCGCTACAACCCAG GCCTTGGCTCTAATAGAACTCTACAATGCTCCTGAAGGACGCTACAAACAGGATGTATACTTACTGCCCAAGAAGATGG ATGAATATGTGGCCAGTTTGCACCTGCCTTCATTCGATGCCCACCTGACAGAGCTGACAGATGACCAAGCAAAATATCTGGGACTCAACAAAAATGGGCCATTCAAGCCTAATTATTACAG ATATTGA
- the AHCYL1 gene encoding S-adenosylhomocysteine hydrolase-like protein 1 isoform X1 yields the protein MSVPDAMPLPVAGVGEERKQAKEKEDAEKYSFMATVTKAPKKQIQFADDMQEFTKFPTKTGRRSLSRSISQSSTDSYSSAASYTDSSDDEVSPREKQQTNSKGSSNFCVKNIKQAEFGRREIEIAEQGIFYSGRESGNQRDLHDGVRQSVERQKQVASAEDMSALISLRKRAQGEKPLAGAKIVGCTHITAQTAVLIETLCALGAQCRWSACNIYSTQNEVAAALAEAGVAVFAWKGESEDDFWWCIDRCVNMDGWQANMILDDGGDLTHWVYKKYPNVFKKIRGIVEESVTGVHRLYQLSKAGKLCVPAMNVNDSVTKQKFDNLYCCRESILDGLKRTTDVMFGGKQVVVCGYGEVGKGCCAALKALGAIVYITEIDPICALQACMDGFRVVKLNEVIRQVDVVITCTGNKNVVTREHLDRMKNSCIVCNMGHSNTEIDVTSLRTPELTWERVRSQVDHVIWPDGKRVVLLAEGRLLNLSCSTVPTFVLSITATTQALALIELYNAPEGRYKQDVYLLPKKMDEYVASLHLPSFDAHLTELTDDQAKYLGLNKNGPFKPNYYRY from the exons CAAATTCAATTTGCTGATGACATGCAGGAGTTCACCAAGTTCCCAACCAAGACTGGCCGAAGGTCCTTATCTCGTTCCATCTCACAATCCTCTACAGACAGCTACAGTTCAG CCGCGTCCTATACAGACAGCTCCGATGATGAGGTTTCCCCACGAGAGAAGCAACAAACCAACTCCAAGGGCAGCAGCAATTTTTGTGTGAAGAATATCAAACAAGCAGAATTTGGGCGTCGAGAGATTGAGATTGCTGAACAag GCATATTCTATTCAGGGAGGGAGTCGGGGAACCAAAGAGACCTCCACGATGGGGTGAGACAGAGCGTGGAAAGGCAGAAGCAAGTCGCTTCAGCTGAGG ACATGTCTGCTCTGATTTCACTCAGGAAACGTGCTCAGGGGGAGAAGCCCTTGGCTGGTGCTAAAATAGTGGGCTGTACACACATTACGGCCCAGACTGCA GTGTTGATTGAAACACTCTGTGCCCTAGGGGCTCAGTGCCGCTGGTCTGCCTGCAACATCTACTCCACTCAGAATGAGGTTGCAGCTGCATTGGCAGAAGCTG GTGTTGCGGTATTTGCATGGAAGGGGGAATCAGAGGATGACTTCTGGTGGTGCATTGACCGCTGTGTGAACATGGATGGTTGGCAAGCCAACATg ATCCTGGATGATGGGGGAGACTTAACTCACTGGGTTTATAAGAAGTACCCAAACGTGTTTAAGAAGATCCGAGGCATTGTGGAGGAGAGCGTGACTGGTGTGCACAG GCTATACCAGCTTTCCAAAGCTGGAAAGCTCTGTGTTCCAGCCATGAATGTCAATGACTCTGTTACCAAACAGAAGTTTGATAACCTGTACTGCTGTCGAGAGTCCATTTTGGATGG TCTCAAGAGGACCACAGATGTGATGTTTGGAGGGAAGCAAGTGGTGGTGTGTGGGTATGGTGAG GTGGGAAAGGGATGTTGTGCTGCTCTGAAGGCACTTGGAGCAATAGTCTACATCACAGAGATTGACCCTATCTGTGCTCTTCAGGCCTG tatGGATGGATTCCGGGTGGTGAAGTTAAATGAAGTCATTCGACAAGTGGATGTGGTGATTACTTGCACAG gaaATAAAAATGTAGTAACCCGGGAACACTTGGACAGAATGAAGAACAGCTGCATTGTGTGCAACATGGGCCACTCCAATACTGAAATTGATGTC ACAAGCCTCCGGACACCAGAATTGACATGGGAGCGAGTTCGCTCTCAAGTGGACCATGTCATATGGCCAGATGGCAAACGTGTTGTCCTCTTGGCAGAG GGTCGCCTACTTAACCTGAGCTGTTCAACAGTTCCCACTTTTGTTCTTTCCATCACCGCTACAACCCAG GCCTTGGCTCTAATAGAACTCTACAATGCTCCTGAAGGACGCTACAAACAGGATGTATACTTACTGCCCAAGAAGATGG ATGAATATGTGGCCAGTTTGCACCTGCCTTCATTCGATGCCCACCTGACAGAGCTGACAGATGACCAAGCAAAATATCTGGGACTCAACAAAAATGGGCCATTCAAGCCTAATTATTACAG ATATTGA
- the AHCYL1 gene encoding S-adenosylhomocysteine hydrolase-like protein 1 isoform X5, protein MQEFTKFPTKTGRRSLSRSISQSSTDSYSSAASYTDSSDDEVSPREKQQTNSKGSSNFCVKNIKQAEFGRREIEIAEQGIFYSGRESGNQRDLHDGVRQSVERQKQVASAEDMSALISLRKRAQGEKPLAGAKIVGCTHITAQTAVLIETLCALGAQCRWSACNIYSTQNEVAAALAEAGVAVFAWKGESEDDFWWCIDRCVNMDGWQANMILDDGGDLTHWVYKKYPNVFKKIRGIVEESVTGVHRLYQLSKAGKLCVPAMNVNDSVTKQKFDNLYCCRESILDGLKRTTDVMFGGKQVVVCGYGEVGKGCCAALKALGAIVYITEIDPICALQACMDGFRVVKLNEVIRQVDVVITCTGNKNVVTREHLDRMKNSCIVCNMGHSNTEIDVTSLRTPELTWERVRSQVDHVIWPDGKRVVLLAEGRLLNLSCSTVPTFVLSITATTQALALIELYNAPEGRYKQDVYLLPKKMDEYVASLHLPSFDAHLTELTDDQAKYLGLNKNGPFKPNYYRY, encoded by the exons ATGCAGGAGTTCACCAAGTTCCCAACCAAGACTGGCCGAAGGTCCTTATCTCGTTCCATCTCACAATCCTCTACAGACAGCTACAGTTCAG CCGCGTCCTATACAGACAGCTCCGATGATGAGGTTTCCCCACGAGAGAAGCAACAAACCAACTCCAAGGGCAGCAGCAATTTTTGTGTGAAGAATATCAAACAAGCAGAATTTGGGCGTCGAGAGATTGAGATTGCTGAACAag GCATATTCTATTCAGGGAGGGAGTCGGGGAACCAAAGAGACCTCCACGATGGGGTGAGACAGAGCGTGGAAAGGCAGAAGCAAGTCGCTTCAGCTGAGG ACATGTCTGCTCTGATTTCACTCAGGAAACGTGCTCAGGGGGAGAAGCCCTTGGCTGGTGCTAAAATAGTGGGCTGTACACACATTACGGCCCAGACTGCA GTGTTGATTGAAACACTCTGTGCCCTAGGGGCTCAGTGCCGCTGGTCTGCCTGCAACATCTACTCCACTCAGAATGAGGTTGCAGCTGCATTGGCAGAAGCTG GTGTTGCGGTATTTGCATGGAAGGGGGAATCAGAGGATGACTTCTGGTGGTGCATTGACCGCTGTGTGAACATGGATGGTTGGCAAGCCAACATg ATCCTGGATGATGGGGGAGACTTAACTCACTGGGTTTATAAGAAGTACCCAAACGTGTTTAAGAAGATCCGAGGCATTGTGGAGGAGAGCGTGACTGGTGTGCACAG GCTATACCAGCTTTCCAAAGCTGGAAAGCTCTGTGTTCCAGCCATGAATGTCAATGACTCTGTTACCAAACAGAAGTTTGATAACCTGTACTGCTGTCGAGAGTCCATTTTGGATGG TCTCAAGAGGACCACAGATGTGATGTTTGGAGGGAAGCAAGTGGTGGTGTGTGGGTATGGTGAG GTGGGAAAGGGATGTTGTGCTGCTCTGAAGGCACTTGGAGCAATAGTCTACATCACAGAGATTGACCCTATCTGTGCTCTTCAGGCCTG tatGGATGGATTCCGGGTGGTGAAGTTAAATGAAGTCATTCGACAAGTGGATGTGGTGATTACTTGCACAG gaaATAAAAATGTAGTAACCCGGGAACACTTGGACAGAATGAAGAACAGCTGCATTGTGTGCAACATGGGCCACTCCAATACTGAAATTGATGTC ACAAGCCTCCGGACACCAGAATTGACATGGGAGCGAGTTCGCTCTCAAGTGGACCATGTCATATGGCCAGATGGCAAACGTGTTGTCCTCTTGGCAGAG GGTCGCCTACTTAACCTGAGCTGTTCAACAGTTCCCACTTTTGTTCTTTCCATCACCGCTACAACCCAG GCCTTGGCTCTAATAGAACTCTACAATGCTCCTGAAGGACGCTACAAACAGGATGTATACTTACTGCCCAAGAAGATGG ATGAATATGTGGCCAGTTTGCACCTGCCTTCATTCGATGCCCACCTGACAGAGCTGACAGATGACCAAGCAAAATATCTGGGACTCAACAAAAATGGGCCATTCAAGCCTAATTATTACAG ATATTGA